A window of Hymenobacter aerilatus contains these coding sequences:
- the rplJ gene encoding 50S ribosomal protein L10, whose translation MTREEKQALVDELSEKFQSHNAFYIADASGMSVAKINEFRRLCFTRGLEYKVYKNTFIRKALDTLGGDTAEMDVALKGQSGVLFSKEAGNAPGKLLKDFYKAQNYGKNVEPKPALKGAYIDASIYIGANQLDTLSTLKGKNELIGEVIGLLQSPAKNVISALSSGGNILAGLLKTLSEKEEVAG comes from the coding sequence ATGACCCGGGAAGAAAAACAAGCCCTCGTCGACGAGTTGAGCGAGAAGTTTCAATCGCACAACGCGTTTTACATTGCCGATGCTTCGGGAATGTCGGTGGCAAAAATCAACGAGTTCCGTCGCCTGTGCTTCACGCGCGGTCTGGAATATAAGGTCTATAAGAATACGTTCATCCGTAAAGCCCTCGATACTCTCGGCGGTGACACTGCGGAAATGGATGTAGCTCTGAAGGGCCAGTCGGGCGTGCTGTTCTCGAAAGAGGCTGGTAATGCTCCTGGTAAATTGCTGAAGGACTTCTACAAGGCGCAAAACTACGGTAAAAATGTAGAGCCGAAGCCCGCTTTGAAAGGCGCTTACATTGATGCAAGCATTTACATCGGTGCTAACCAGTTAGATACGCTTTCGACGCTGAAGGGCAAAAACGAGCTTATCGGTGAGGTTATCGGCCTTCTGCAATCGCCTGCCAAAAATGTTATTTCTGCTCTGTCGAGCGGTGGCAATATTCTGGCTGGTCTACTCAAGACGCTTTCCGAAAAAGAAGAGGTTGCAGGCTAA
- the rplL gene encoding 50S ribosomal protein L7/L12, with the protein MADLKAFAEQLVSLTVKEVNELATILKDEYGIEPAAAAPVAVAGGGAAAAEAPEEKTSFDVILKAAGGQKLAVVKLVKDLTGLGLKEAKELVDGAPKPLKEGVAKDEADSLKKQLEEAGAEVEVK; encoded by the coding sequence ATGGCAGATTTGAAAGCATTCGCTGAGCAGCTCGTTAGCCTGACGGTGAAAGAAGTAAACGAACTGGCTACTATCCTGAAAGACGAGTACGGCATCGAGCCTGCTGCTGCTGCTCCCGTAGCTGTAGCTGGTGGTGGCGCTGCTGCTGCTGAAGCTCCTGAAGAGAAAACGTCGTTTGACGTAATCCTGAAAGCTGCTGGTGGTCAGAAACTGGCTGTTGTGAAGCTGGTGAAAGACCTGACTGGTCTAGGCTTGAAAGAAGCCAAAGAACTGGTTGATGGTGCTCCTAAGCCTTTGAAAGAAGGCGTAGCTAAAGACGAAGCCGATTCGCTGAAGAAGCAACTAGAGGAAGCTGGCGCTGAAGTAGAAGTTAAGTAA
- the rpsL gene encoding 30S ribosomal protein S12 codes for MPTINQLVRKGREKLTTKSKSPALDACPQRRGVCTRVYTTTPKKPNSAMRKVARVRLTNGKEVNAYIPGEGHNLQEHSIVLIRGGRVKDLPGVRYHIIRGALDTAGVNGRLQRRSKYGAKRPKPGQAPAAGKGGKPAPGKKK; via the coding sequence ATGCCTACCATTAACCAGTTAGTACGTAAAGGCCGCGAGAAGCTGACGACGAAGTCAAAGTCGCCGGCTCTTGATGCGTGCCCGCAGCGCCGCGGCGTTTGCACCCGTGTATATACCACTACGCCTAAGAAGCCAAACTCGGCTATGCGTAAAGTTGCCCGTGTGCGCCTAACCAACGGCAAAGAAGTTAACGCCTACATTCCCGGTGAAGGCCACAACCTGCAGGAGCACAGCATCGTGCTGATCCGTGGCGGCCGCGTGAAAGATTTGCCAGGTGTGCGTTATCACATCATCCGTGGTGCCCTTGACACTGCCGGTGTAAACGGCCGTTTGCAGCGTCGTTCGAAATATGGCGCTAAGCGTCCGAAGCCAGGTCAGGCTCCTGCAGCCGGTAAAGGTGGGAAACCAGCACCCGGTAAGAAAAAGTAA
- a CDS encoding DUF3467 domain-containing protein, producing MSHPSDPSIPQDPNAINIELPEDIAEGQYANLAMIAHSSSEFVIDFIRLMPGLPKAKVKARIVITPEHAKRLLAALADNVERFEQTFGPINAQPEMPSFPMNFGGAVGEA from the coding sequence ATGAGTCATCCATCAGATCCGAGCATTCCGCAAGACCCAAATGCTATTAACATAGAATTACCTGAAGACATCGCTGAAGGGCAATATGCTAATTTGGCTATGATTGCGCATAGCAGCAGTGAGTTTGTCATTGACTTCATCCGTTTGATGCCGGGCTTACCTAAAGCAAAAGTAAAAGCTCGTATTGTCATCACACCAGAACATGCCAAACGTTTACTGGCAGCATTAGCTGATAATGTAGAACGCTTTGAGCAAACATTTGGTCCAATAAATGCGCAGCCAGAAATGCCTAGTTTTCCTATGAATTTTGGAGGCGCTGTGGGAGAAGCATAA
- the rpoC gene encoding DNA-directed RNA polymerase subunit beta', whose protein sequence is MAFAKNKKLVQDFSKVTISLASPESILERSNGEVVKPETINYRTYKPEMGGLFCERIFGPVKDWECHCGKYKRIRYKGIICDRCGVEVTEKKVRRERMGHIELVVPVAHIWYFKSLPNKIGYLLGLPTKKLDQIIYYERYAVVQPGILAEEGVQQLDFLTEDEYLDIIDRLPRENQMLPNEDPNKFIAKMGADALQMLLERTNLDELSYSLRDSAAHETSQQRKAEALKRLRVVEAFRDAATRIENKPEWMVIRMVPVIPPELRPLVPLDGGRFATSDLNDLYRRVIIRNNRLKRLIEIKAPEVILRNEKRMLQEAVDSLFDNSRKVNAVRAEGNRALKSLSDMLKGKQGRFRQNLLGKRVDYSGRSVIVVGPELKLHECGLPKNMAAELFKPFIIRKLIERGIVKTVKSAKKIVDRKDAVVWDILENVLKGHPVLLNRAPTLHRLGIQAFQPRLIEGKAIQLHPLVCTAFNADFDGDQMAVHVPLGPAAILEASMLMLASHNILNPANGAPIAVPSQDMVLGLYYVTKGKRSTDDEKIQGEGRMFYSDEEVVIAINEKQLSKHAYIKVRTKVRDEDDNLVTKIIETVAGRVLFNQLVPEEVGFVDELLTKKKLQQIISLVFKRTGMARTAQFLDDIKTLGFQSAYKGGLSMGLGDIQIPQEKDELILQAQNDVKAVTQNYQMGLITDNERYNQVIDIWTRINNQITETLMGRLEKENQGFNSIYMMMHSGARGSREQIRQLGGMRGLMAKPQKSLQGSVGEIIENPILSNFKEGLDVIEYFISTHGARKGLADTALKTADAGYLTRRLVDVSQDVIVNEVDCGTLRGIETFALKDNEDIVESLAERILGRVAVHDVIDPLTDEVILTAGDEITEEVTRRIDQTSIESVEIRSVLTCESKRGICAKCYGRNLSSGRMVQKGEAVGVIAAQSIGEPGTQLTLRTFHVGGTASNIAVEASTRAKFNGVIEFEDVRTVDTTNAEGESVKVVMGRSGEIRIVEPGTGKVYISHHIPYGSFLLVDEGQQVEKGQELNNWDPYNAVILAEFDGTIQYDSITEGVTYREESDEQTGHREKVIIESRDKTQNPSIIVKSSRKDAEESQKGYSVPVGSHLNVENGQKIKAGYILAKIPRAVGKTRDITGGLPRVTELFEARNPSNPAVVSEIDGVVSYGTVKRGNREIFVESKDGVKKKYMVPLSKHILVQDNDFIRAGMPLSDGAITPNDILSIQGPGAVQEYLVNEIQEVYRLQGVKINDKHIEVVVRQMMQKVVILDAGDTSFLEHQVIDKVIFMEENDTIIDMKVVTDAGDSTNLRPGQIVSARKLRDENSSLKRRDLKLVEVREAQPAVSRPTLQGITQASLGTQSFISAASFQETTKVLSEAAIRGKADELLGLKENVIVGHLIPAGTGLREYTRQVVGSKEELEALQNARVTEEVVAPKRTSRAKRESVSE, encoded by the coding sequence ATGGCGTTTGCAAAAAACAAGAAACTGGTACAGGACTTCTCGAAAGTTACCATTTCGCTGGCTTCGCCCGAATCCATTTTGGAGAGGTCGAACGGTGAAGTAGTGAAACCTGAGACGATCAACTACCGGACGTACAAGCCCGAAATGGGCGGTCTATTCTGCGAGCGAATCTTCGGTCCGGTGAAGGACTGGGAGTGCCACTGCGGCAAATACAAGCGGATTCGCTACAAGGGTATCATCTGCGACCGTTGCGGCGTGGAGGTAACCGAGAAGAAAGTGCGTCGGGAGCGGATGGGCCACATCGAATTGGTGGTGCCCGTTGCGCATATCTGGTACTTCAAGTCCCTACCTAACAAGATCGGCTACTTGCTGGGCCTACCCACCAAGAAGCTCGACCAGATTATCTATTACGAGCGTTACGCTGTAGTGCAGCCAGGTATTTTGGCTGAAGAAGGCGTACAGCAACTTGACTTCCTCACAGAAGACGAGTACTTGGACATCATCGACCGTCTCCCCCGCGAGAACCAGATGCTGCCTAACGAAGATCCGAACAAATTCATCGCCAAGATGGGTGCCGACGCGTTGCAAATGCTGCTCGAGCGTACCAACTTGGATGAGCTGTCTTACTCTCTGCGTGACTCAGCTGCCCACGAAACATCGCAGCAGCGGAAAGCTGAGGCTCTGAAGCGTCTGCGCGTAGTGGAAGCATTCCGCGATGCCGCTACCCGCATCGAGAACAAGCCTGAGTGGATGGTAATCCGCATGGTGCCGGTGATTCCGCCAGAACTGCGCCCACTCGTGCCGTTGGATGGTGGCCGTTTTGCTACCTCCGATTTGAACGACCTGTACCGTCGCGTTATCATCCGCAACAACCGTCTCAAGCGCCTGATTGAAATCAAGGCTCCTGAGGTGATTCTGCGGAACGAGAAGCGCATGCTCCAGGAAGCTGTAGACTCGCTGTTCGACAACTCACGTAAAGTGAATGCCGTGCGTGCTGAGGGTAACCGTGCGCTGAAGTCGCTGTCTGATATGCTGAAAGGCAAGCAGGGCCGCTTCCGCCAGAATCTGCTCGGTAAGCGCGTTGACTATTCTGGTCGTTCGGTTATTGTTGTAGGCCCCGAGTTGAAGCTGCATGAATGCGGTCTACCCAAAAATATGGCCGCTGAGCTGTTCAAACCGTTCATCATCCGCAAGCTCATCGAGCGTGGCATTGTGAAGACGGTGAAGTCAGCGAAGAAGATTGTAGACCGCAAAGACGCCGTAGTGTGGGACATTCTGGAGAATGTGCTGAAAGGCCACCCTGTTCTCTTGAACCGTGCTCCTACCCTCCACCGCTTAGGTATTCAGGCTTTCCAGCCGCGTCTCATTGAAGGCAAGGCTATTCAGTTGCACCCGCTCGTTTGTACAGCCTTCAACGCTGACTTTGACGGTGACCAAATGGCTGTGCACGTTCCGCTAGGACCGGCTGCTATTCTTGAAGCCTCCATGCTCATGTTGGCTTCGCATAACATCTTGAACCCAGCCAACGGCGCGCCCATCGCGGTACCGTCGCAGGACATGGTTCTGGGTCTGTACTATGTGACTAAAGGCAAGCGCTCAACCGACGACGAGAAGATTCAAGGCGAAGGCCGAATGTTCTATTCGGACGAAGAAGTAGTAATTGCTATCAACGAAAAGCAACTTTCTAAGCATGCCTATATCAAGGTGCGCACGAAGGTTCGTGATGAAGACGATAACCTCGTTACTAAAATCATCGAAACCGTTGCTGGTCGTGTGCTATTCAACCAACTCGTGCCCGAGGAAGTAGGATTCGTAGACGAACTGCTGACGAAGAAGAAGCTTCAGCAGATTATCTCGCTGGTGTTCAAGCGGACCGGAATGGCCCGTACCGCACAATTCCTTGACGACATCAAGACGCTTGGTTTCCAGTCGGCTTACAAAGGTGGTCTGTCGATGGGTCTGGGTGATATCCAGATTCCACAGGAGAAGGACGAGCTGATTCTGCAAGCCCAGAACGACGTGAAAGCCGTAACCCAGAACTACCAGATGGGTCTGATTACGGACAACGAGCGTTACAACCAGGTTATCGACATCTGGACGCGCATCAACAACCAAATCACTGAAACCCTCATGGGTCGCCTCGAAAAGGAGAACCAGGGCTTCAACTCGATTTACATGATGATGCACTCTGGCGCCCGTGGCTCGCGCGAGCAGATTCGTCAGCTCGGCGGTATGCGGGGTCTGATGGCCAAGCCGCAGAAGTCGTTGCAGGGTTCGGTAGGGGAGATTATCGAAAACCCGATTCTGTCTAACTTCAAAGAAGGGCTGGACGTAATCGAGTACTTCATCTCTACCCACGGTGCCCGTAAGGGTCTGGCCGATACCGCTCTGAAAACGGCTGACGCTGGTTACTTGACGCGTCGTCTGGTAGACGTTTCACAAGACGTGATCGTGAATGAGGTAGACTGCGGTACGCTGCGTGGCATCGAAACCTTTGCCTTGAAAGACAACGAGGATATCGTAGAATCGTTGGCTGAGCGTATCCTGGGTCGAGTAGCAGTGCACGATGTAATCGACCCGCTGACCGATGAGGTAATCTTGACGGCTGGCGATGAAATTACCGAAGAGGTAACGCGTCGCATTGATCAGACCAGCATCGAATCGGTTGAAATCCGTTCGGTACTGACCTGTGAATCGAAGCGTGGTATCTGTGCGAAGTGCTACGGCCGTAACCTGTCATCGGGCCGGATGGTACAGAAAGGCGAAGCAGTAGGTGTTATTGCTGCTCAGTCTATCGGTGAGCCTGGCACTCAGCTGACGTTGCGTACCTTCCACGTAGGTGGTACGGCTTCCAACATTGCGGTGGAAGCTAGCACCCGTGCCAAGTTCAACGGTGTTATCGAATTCGAAGATGTGCGGACGGTAGATACTACCAATGCCGAAGGTGAATCGGTGAAAGTGGTAATGGGCCGTTCAGGCGAGATTCGCATCGTGGAGCCTGGAACTGGCAAAGTGTACATCTCGCACCACATTCCATATGGTTCATTCCTGCTTGTTGACGAAGGTCAGCAGGTGGAAAAAGGCCAAGAACTCAATAACTGGGATCCGTATAACGCGGTAATTCTAGCTGAGTTTGACGGTACAATTCAATACGATTCAATTACGGAAGGTGTAACCTACCGTGAAGAATCGGATGAGCAGACAGGTCACCGTGAGAAGGTAATCATCGAATCACGCGATAAGACGCAGAACCCGTCTATCATTGTTAAGTCGAGCCGTAAAGATGCTGAGGAGTCTCAAAAAGGCTACAGTGTACCAGTAGGCTCTCACTTGAACGTGGAGAATGGCCAGAAAATCAAAGCAGGTTATATCCTCGCTAAGATTCCGCGTGCCGTAGGTAAGACCCGTGATATCACCGGTGGTCTACCCCGTGTTACGGAACTATTCGAAGCGCGTAACCCCTCGAACCCGGCTGTTGTGTCCGAAATCGATGGTGTAGTAAGCTACGGTACAGTAAAGCGTGGTAACCGTGAAATCTTTGTCGAGTCGAAAGACGGTGTGAAGAAGAAATATATGGTGCCGCTGTCGAAGCACATTTTGGTGCAGGACAACGACTTCATCCGAGCCGGTATGCCTCTCTCTGATGGTGCCATCACGCCGAACGATATCCTGAGCATTCAGGGGCCGGGCGCTGTGCAAGAATACCTCGTGAACGAGATTCAAGAAGTATATCGTCTGCAGGGCGTGAAGATCAACGACAAGCACATTGAGGTGGTAGTGCGCCAGATGATGCAGAAAGTTGTGATTCTCGATGCCGGCGATACGAGCTTCTTGGAGCACCAGGTAATCGACAAGGTGATCTTCATGGAAGAGAACGATACCATCATCGACATGAAGGTGGTAACCGATGCCGGTGACTCTACTAATCTACGCCCTGGCCAGATTGTGTCAGCTCGTAAGCTACGCGATGAGAACTCGTCACTTAAGCGTCGCGATTTGAAGCTAGTAGAAGTACGTGAAGCGCAACCCGCCGTATCGCGTCCTACCCTCCAGGGTATTACGCAGGCTTCGTTGGGCACGCAGTCGTTCATCTCGGCCGCTTCCTTCCAGGAAACAACCAAAGTACTGTCGGAAGCTGCCATCCGTGGCAAAGCTGACGAACTGCTGGGCCTGAAGGAGAACGTAATCGTAGGTCACCTCATCCCAGCCGGCACAGGCTTGCGCGAATACACGCGGCAGGTAGTTGGTTCGAAGGAGGAACTCGAGGCATTGCAAAACGCTCGGGTAACTGAAGAAGTCGTTGCTCCTAAGAGGACTTCGCGCGCTAAGCGTGAATCAGTGTCGGAGTAA
- the rpsG gene encoding 30S ribosomal protein S7 codes for MRKSKPKKRILLPDPKYKETLVTRFVNYMMYDGKKNLAYTIFYDACDLVEQRTKESGLEMWRKALNNVMPTVEVKSRRVGGATFQVPIEVRADRRIAVGSKWLIQYARRRGEKTMKDKLAGEIIAAAKGEGAAVKKKDDTHRMAEANKAFSHFRF; via the coding sequence ATGAGAAAGTCAAAACCGAAGAAGCGCATTCTCCTTCCTGATCCCAAATACAAGGAGACGCTGGTAACCCGTTTCGTCAATTACATGATGTACGACGGGAAGAAAAATCTAGCCTACACTATTTTCTATGATGCCTGCGACCTAGTGGAGCAGCGCACCAAGGAGAGTGGCTTGGAAATGTGGCGTAAAGCCTTGAACAACGTGATGCCAACTGTAGAAGTAAAGAGCCGCCGTGTAGGTGGTGCTACCTTCCAGGTGCCAATCGAAGTTCGCGCTGACCGTCGTATTGCTGTTGGCTCAAAGTGGTTGATCCAATATGCTCGTCGTCGTGGTGAGAAAACGATGAAAGATAAGCTGGCTGGAGAAATTATTGCTGCTGCTAAAGGTGAAGGTGCTGCCGTTAAGAAAAAGGACGACACTCACCGCATGGCTGAAGCCAACAAAGCCTTCTCGCACTTCCGATTCTAA
- the rpoB gene encoding DNA-directed RNA polymerase subunit beta, which yields MQKAYERINFAKIKKVIEYPDFLDVQLQSFQDFFQLETAAENRTDEGLFKVFAENFPISDSRENFVLEFIDYHIDPPKYSVDECIDRGLTYSVPLKAKLRLICNDTDNEDFETIEQEVFLGNIPYMTEKGSFVINGAERVIVSQLHRSPGVFFAQSKHTNGTKLYSARIIPFKGSWIEFATDVNNVMYAYIDRKKKFPVTTLLRAIGYGTDKDILDLFGLSEEVKADKKILKKAVGRKLAARVLRTWTEDFVDEDTGEVVSIDRNEVLLERDSTIEDEDIDTIINSGTKSVILHRENVNIADYAIIYNTLQKDNSNSEKEAVEQIYRQLRNTEAPDEETARDIIQKLFFSDKRYDLGDVGRYRINKKLGIDTNWEARVLTNEDIVLIVKYLIGLINSKAIVDDIDHLSNRRVRTVGEQLYAQFGVGLARMARTIKERMNVRDNEDFKPVDLINARTLSSVINSFFGTNQLSQFMDQTNPLAEVTHKRRVSALGPGGLSRERAGFEVRDVHYTHYGRLCTIETPEGPNIGLISSLCVHARVNSMGFIETPYRTVESGKVDMTENVKYLTAEEEDTHHIAQANARLDDSGNFVNELVKGRFEGDFPVVGPDEYSYMDVAPNQIVSVAASLIPFLEHDDANRALMGSNMQRQAVPLLKATAPIVGTGLEGRVAIDSRTLVVAEGDGVIDYVDANKIIVKYDLTADDILVSFDAERITYDLIKFRRTNQDTCINLSPIVKRGQRVSKGEPLCEGYGTNNGELALGRNMQVAFMPWQGYNFEDAIVISERVVRDDIFTSIHIEEFELEVRETKRGEEELTSEIPNVSEEAVRNLDDNGIIRLGAEVREGDILIGKITPKGETDPTPEEKLLRAIFGDKAGDVKDASLKAPPSLNGVVIGTKLFSRPKKDKNLRAKSKKEVEELKDSYAKELRGVKAVMIDKLVQLLDGKTSQGVKHKFGDEILTKGAKFGKKNITDALFPDKNPYKDESNYAVPEEVNMFKDLILEGWTADEKVNSMLAELVKNYAKRRNTITARFKRDRFTLEVGDELPAGIVQLAKVYIAKKRKLKVGDKMAGRHGNKGVVARIVRDEDMPFLPDGTPMDIVLNPLGVPSRMNIGQIYETVLGWAGLKMGRTYATPIFDGATEDEVAKELTEAGLPDWGRAYLHDGLTGDRFDQPVTVGVIYMLKLGHLVDDKMHARSIGPYSLITQQPLGGKAQFGGQRFGEMEVWALEAFGASNVLQEILTVKSDDVIGRAKAYEAIVKGDVLPKPNIPESFNVLIHELRGLALEITLD from the coding sequence TTGCAGAAAGCCTACGAGCGGATCAACTTCGCCAAGATTAAAAAGGTTATTGAGTATCCGGACTTCTTGGACGTGCAGTTGCAGTCGTTCCAAGATTTCTTCCAGTTGGAGACGGCCGCCGAGAACCGGACCGATGAAGGGTTGTTCAAGGTGTTCGCGGAGAACTTTCCTATCTCGGACTCGCGCGAGAACTTCGTTCTGGAGTTTATTGATTATCACATTGACCCGCCGAAGTACTCGGTGGATGAATGTATTGACCGTGGCCTAACTTATTCGGTGCCACTGAAAGCAAAGTTGCGTCTTATCTGCAATGATACGGACAACGAAGATTTTGAGACAATTGAGCAGGAAGTGTTTTTGGGAAATATCCCATACATGACTGAAAAAGGCTCGTTTGTTATCAATGGCGCAGAGCGTGTAATTGTATCTCAGTTGCACCGCTCACCGGGCGTGTTCTTTGCGCAAAGCAAGCATACTAACGGCACGAAGCTATATTCTGCTCGTATCATTCCGTTTAAAGGTTCGTGGATTGAGTTTGCCACGGACGTGAACAACGTAATGTATGCGTATATCGACCGGAAGAAGAAATTCCCGGTTACTACCCTATTGCGTGCTATCGGCTATGGTACGGACAAAGACATTCTAGATCTATTCGGATTGTCGGAGGAGGTAAAAGCTGATAAGAAGATCCTGAAGAAAGCTGTAGGTCGTAAGCTGGCCGCTCGGGTACTCCGCACTTGGACAGAAGACTTCGTAGATGAAGATACCGGTGAGGTAGTATCTATCGACCGGAACGAGGTATTGTTGGAGCGTGACTCGACTATTGAAGACGAGGATATTGACACCATCATCAACTCAGGCACAAAGTCGGTTATCCTGCACCGCGAGAACGTGAATATTGCGGACTACGCAATTATTTATAATACGCTGCAAAAAGACAACTCCAACTCGGAGAAGGAAGCTGTAGAGCAAATTTATCGTCAGCTCCGTAACACGGAGGCGCCTGATGAAGAGACGGCTCGCGACATCATCCAAAAACTGTTCTTCTCGGACAAGCGTTACGACCTTGGTGACGTAGGTCGTTACCGTATCAACAAGAAGCTAGGTATCGATACCAATTGGGAAGCTCGTGTGCTGACCAACGAGGATATCGTACTCATCGTGAAATACCTGATCGGGCTGATCAACTCGAAGGCCATTGTCGATGACATTGACCACTTGAGCAACCGCCGGGTACGTACGGTAGGGGAGCAGCTCTATGCCCAGTTCGGGGTAGGCTTGGCCCGTATGGCGCGTACTATCAAGGAGCGCATGAACGTGCGTGATAACGAAGACTTCAAGCCGGTTGATCTAATCAACGCCCGGACTTTGTCGTCGGTTATCAACTCGTTTTTCGGTACCAACCAGCTGTCGCAGTTTATGGACCAAACCAACCCACTGGCTGAGGTGACGCACAAGCGTCGCGTATCGGCACTGGGGCCAGGAGGTCTGTCGCGGGAGCGTGCTGGTTTCGAAGTACGTGACGTACACTACACACACTATGGTCGTTTGTGCACCATTGAGACGCCAGAAGGTCCGAACATCGGTCTGATTTCGTCGCTATGTGTGCACGCTCGCGTAAACTCGATGGGCTTCATTGAGACGCCCTACCGTACGGTAGAGAGCGGTAAGGTCGACATGACTGAGAACGTGAAGTATCTGACGGCTGAGGAAGAGGATACCCACCACATTGCGCAGGCAAACGCCCGTTTGGATGATTCGGGTAACTTCGTAAACGAGCTGGTGAAAGGCCGTTTCGAGGGTGACTTCCCGGTAGTGGGTCCTGACGAGTATAGCTACATGGACGTAGCACCAAACCAGATTGTATCGGTAGCTGCTTCGCTGATTCCTTTCCTCGAACACGACGATGCTAACCGTGCCCTGATGGGTTCGAACATGCAACGTCAGGCTGTACCTCTGCTGAAAGCGACTGCACCTATCGTTGGTACAGGTCTGGAAGGCCGTGTGGCAATCGATTCGCGGACGCTGGTAGTAGCCGAAGGTGATGGGGTAATCGATTATGTAGATGCAAATAAGATTATTGTAAAATATGATCTAACGGCTGATGACATTCTCGTGAGCTTCGATGCTGAGCGTATTACCTACGACTTGATCAAGTTCCGCCGTACAAACCAAGATACTTGCATCAACCTTTCACCTATTGTGAAGCGTGGTCAGCGCGTGAGCAAGGGTGAGCCACTATGTGAAGGCTATGGCACCAACAACGGTGAACTAGCCTTAGGACGCAACATGCAAGTGGCTTTCATGCCATGGCAGGGTTATAACTTCGAGGATGCCATTGTCATCTCGGAGCGGGTAGTACGCGACGATATCTTCACCTCGATTCACATTGAGGAGTTTGAGTTGGAGGTGCGTGAGACCAAGCGCGGCGAAGAAGAACTGACGTCGGAAATTCCGAACGTGAGCGAAGAAGCTGTGCGCAACCTTGATGACAACGGTATTATCCGTCTGGGCGCTGAGGTTCGTGAAGGCGACATCCTCATCGGTAAGATCACGCCGAAGGGCGAAACAGATCCTACCCCAGAAGAGAAGCTGCTCCGCGCCATTTTCGGTGACAAAGCCGGTGATGTGAAGGATGCCTCGCTTAAGGCGCCACCATCCCTGAACGGGGTAGTAATTGGCACGAAGCTGTTCTCGCGTCCGAAGAAAGACAAGAACCTGCGTGCCAAGTCGAAGAAGGAAGTGGAAGAGTTGAAAGACTCCTACGCGAAGGAGCTTCGTGGCGTGAAAGCGGTGATGATCGACAAACTGGTGCAACTGCTGGACGGCAAAACGTCCCAGGGCGTGAAGCACAAGTTTGGTGACGAAATCCTGACGAAGGGTGCCAAGTTTGGGAAGAAGAATATTACCGATGCTCTCTTTCCGGACAAGAACCCTTACAAGGACGAAAGCAATTACGCTGTGCCGGAGGAGGTGAACATGTTTAAAGACCTGATCTTGGAAGGCTGGACAGCCGACGAGAAGGTGAATAGCATGTTGGCTGAGCTAGTGAAAAACTATGCGAAGCGTCGCAATACTATCACAGCCCGCTTCAAGCGCGACCGATTCACGTTGGAGGTAGGCGACGAGTTGCCTGCTGGCATCGTGCAGTTGGCTAAGGTATACATCGCCAAAAAGCGTAAGCTGAAGGTAGGGGATAAGATGGCTGGTCGTCACGGTAACAAGGGTGTAGTAGCCCGTATCGTGCGCGACGAGGACATGCCTTTCCTACCCGATGGCACGCCAATGGACATTGTGCTGAACCCGCTAGGTGTACCAAGCCGCATGAACATTGGTCAGATCTACGAGACCGTACTAGGTTGGGCTGGTTTGAAAATGGGTCGCACCTATGCTACCCCAATTTTCGACGGTGCCACCGAGGACGAAGTAGCGAAAGAGCTGACTGAAGCGGGCCTACCTGACTGGGGCCGCGCTTACCTACATGATGGCCTGACCGGTGACCGGTTCGACCAGCCTGTAACGGTAGGTGTGATATACATGCTGAAGCTGGGTCACTTGGTTGACGATAAGATGCACGCTCGTTCCATCGGGCCGTACTCCCTTATCACGCAGCAGCCGCTCGGTGGTAAGGCGCAGTTTGGTGGTCAGCGCTTCGGTGAGATGGAAGTGTGGGCACTGGAGGCCTTCGGGGCATCCAACGTGCTACAGGAAATCCTCACCGTGAAGTCGGACGATGTGATTGGTCGTGCTAAAGCGTACGAAGCCATTGTAAAAGGTGACGTATTGCCCAAGCCAAATATTCCTGAATCATTCAACGTACTCATTCACGAGTTGCGTGGTCTGGCCTTGGAAATCACGCTTGACTAA